The sequence AAAGGCTCTGCCACGCGACGAAGTTCCTTCGCTTTGGGCAGAGTGGTTTTGATCAATTCGTGCTCGACCAGCGACGCGGTCATGTTACGGAACATGGCCTTGCGATGCGCGCTGGTCCGGCTGAACTTACGACCACTCTTACGATGACGCATTGCTCTGATTCCTTACCTTAAACTACCAATACGGCGATCAACCGCCCAGAACCCGGTCATCGCCACGAAGGCTAGCCGGCGGCCAGTTGTCGAGTCGCATACCCAGGGACAGACCGCGAGAGGCCAGTACGTCCTTGATCTCGGTAAGCGACTTCTTACCCAGGTTAGGCGTCTTCAGCAGCTCAACTTCGGTGCGCTGAATGAGATCGCCGATGTAGTAAATGTTTTCAGCTTTCAGGCAGTTTGCTGAACGCACAGTCAACTCGAGATCATCTACCGGGCGCAGCAGGATCGGATCAACTTCTTCCTCTTCCTCTACACGCTCAGGCTCTTTCTCATGATCAAAGTCGACGAACACAGCCAGTTGCTGCTGGAGAATGGTCGCCGCCCGACGAATCGCTTCTTCGGGATCGATCGTACCGTTGGTTTCCAGGTCAATAACCAGCTTGTCCAGATCCGTACGCTGCTCTACACGCGCGTTTTCTACGGCGTAGGAAACACGACGCACGGGGCTGTATGTAGCGTCCAGCTGAAGGCGGCCAATCGCACGCGTCTCGTCGTCATCCAGACCACGCTGGTCAGCAGCTTCGTAGCCACGACCGCGAGCCACCTTCAGACGCATGTTCAGTTCACCCTTTTCGCTAAGGTGACAGATCACATGCTCCGGGTTGGCGATCTCGATGTCGTGATCCAGCTGGATGTCAGCGGCGGTTACAACACCTGGACCTTTCTTGGTGACGGTCAGTTCCGCTTCGTCACGGCTGCCCATCTTGACGGCGACGCCCTTGAGATTCAGCAGAATCTCGATGAC comes from Marinobacter bohaiensis and encodes:
- a CDS encoding DNA-directed RNA polymerase subunit alpha; the encoded protein is MQRSVHELLTPRTIDVKELGKTHAKVTLEPLERGFGHTLGSALRRILLSSMPGCAITEAQIDGVLHEYSAIEGVQEDVIEILLNLKGVAVKMGSRDEAELTVTKKGPGVVTAADIQLDHDIEIANPEHVICHLSEKGELNMRLKVARGRGYEAADQRGLDDDETRAIGRLQLDATYSPVRRVSYAVENARVEQRTDLDKLVIDLETNGTIDPEEAIRRAATILQQQLAVFVDFDHEKEPERVEEEEEVDPILLRPVDDLELTVRSANCLKAENIYYIGDLIQRTEVELLKTPNLGKKSLTEIKDVLASRGLSLGMRLDNWPPASLRGDDRVLGG